The following proteins come from a genomic window of Maniola hyperantus chromosome 8, iAphHyp1.2, whole genome shotgun sequence:
- the LOC117984785 gene encoding phospholipase A1 member A has product MVTNAQWLLVFGITALQFSVLKTQEQNEVKEERKKAQSIKDLFKTGSCIPPPFTCPHPNMLYYLYTRSTQEKGELLNTLDNDSLTYSRFNAKHPTKIVVHGFGGGRNLSPSTDMRQAYFKRGNYNIIIVDYGPLVKEPCLSQIEWAPRFASMCIAQLVEYLQYHPVKSIRPEKIHTIGYSVGAHILGLVANHLAEGKLGRITGLDPTIFFYMGNNRSRDLDYTDALFVDIVHTGAGILGQWGPNGHADFYVNGGSSQPGCAHDTIFQTLSCDHTKVTPYFIESINSRVGFWAGPCPNLFSYLIGWCEPKDTEYVLMGEHVTHKARGVYYVTTNANPPYARGFPGKARRLRSVSYS; this is encoded by the exons atggttaCCAATGCGCAGTGGCTGTTAGTTTTTGGAATCACTGCGTTACAATTTTCtg TACTGAAAACTCAGGAACAAAATGAAGTAAAAGAAGAGAGGAAGAAAGCTCAATCAATAAAAGATCTATTCAAAACAGGATCATGTATTCCACCACCATTCACATGTCCTCACCCAAACATGCTCTATTATTTATATACCAG ATCGACCCAAGAGAAAGGCGAGTTATTAAACACACTTGATAATGACTCGCTCACATATTCAAGGTTCAATGCAAAACATCCTACAAAAATAGTCGTTCACGGATTTGGGGGTGGAAGAAATTTGTCCCCCAGTACGGATATGAGACAAGCGTATTTCAAAAGAGGcaattacaatataataatcgTCGATTATGGGCCTCTTGTTAAAGAACCTTGTCTTAGTCAG ATAGAGTGGGCACCGCGTTTCGCAAGCATGTGCATAGCTCAACTggtggagtatctacagtacCACCCCGTGAAGTCAATTCGTCCGGAGAAAATTCACACTATTGGCTATAGTGTTGGTGCACATATCCTGGGTCTTGTTGCCAACCACCTTGCTGAAGGAAAACTTGGCCGAATTACTG GTCTAGATCCTACCATATTCTTCTACATGGGCAACAACAGATCCCGTGACTTGGACTACACGGACGCGTTGTTCGTAGATATTGTGCACACGGGCGCTGGCATCCTTGGGCAATGGGGTCCGAATGGTCACGCCGACTTCTACGTCAACGGAGGCTCCAGTCAACCTGGATGTGCACATGATACGATTTTTC AGACTCTATCCTGCGACCACACAAAAGTAACTCCATACTTCATCGAGTCCATCAATAGCCGGGTTGGTTTCTGGGCGGGTCCGTGTCCTAATCTCTTTTCCTACCTCATTGGCTGGTGCGAACCCAAGGACACGGAGTACGTGCTCATGGGTGAACACGTTACACATAA AGCGCGAGGAGTGTATTACGTCACCACTAATGCGAATCCGCCCTACGCTAGAGGTTTTCCAGGAAAAGCCAGGCGGTTGCGATCTGTGTCGTATAGTTGA